The Gemmatimonadota bacterium genome window below encodes:
- a CDS encoding Gfo/Idh/MocA family oxidoreductase: MTDSGDEAFQAVRDTAPKHTYRGAVIGCGRMGSTIDDEHVGQPHYPWPWAHAPAMMEARGIDLVAAADEDPAKLADFGHRWGVSALYTDYREMVEKEAIDVVCLTTRPEPRAEITAGLAELGVKAIFATKPMCRTLAEADAMINACARNGVILAMACHLNWYGYYTNARKLIADGAIGPLKTMVCHSPSTLSNIQSHTLALLRLFAGAPARWVVGLIDTDEQARSDTDIPGTGIVVYENEVRTILNSRSESHVYSWSLEFIGETGRIVSRNSHAQFELWTPNAVTGAPAQTHLPGPWHPRSSMVDAIEGVCRSIEAGRETTCPGEFGREALEIAIAIRESHRRGNVRIDLPLEDRSLRIG; encoded by the coding sequence TTGACGGACTCCGGAGACGAAGCCTTTCAAGCCGTGCGGGACACCGCACCGAAGCATACTTATCGCGGCGCCGTGATCGGTTGCGGCAGGATGGGCAGCACCATCGACGACGAGCACGTCGGTCAGCCCCATTACCCTTGGCCGTGGGCGCACGCGCCCGCCATGATGGAGGCACGGGGGATCGATCTCGTGGCCGCCGCGGACGAGGATCCCGCCAAACTCGCGGATTTCGGGCACCGCTGGGGCGTTTCGGCCCTGTACACCGACTACCGCGAAATGGTTGAGAAGGAAGCGATCGACGTGGTCTGCCTGACCACCCGGCCCGAGCCGCGTGCGGAGATCACGGCGGGGTTGGCCGAACTCGGGGTCAAGGCCATCTTCGCCACGAAACCGATGTGCCGCACGCTCGCCGAAGCCGATGCCATGATCAATGCCTGCGCAAGGAACGGCGTCATCCTCGCCATGGCCTGCCATCTAAACTGGTACGGTTACTACACGAACGCCCGGAAACTCATCGCCGATGGCGCCATCGGACCCTTGAAGACCATGGTCTGCCACAGCCCGTCGACGCTGTCCAACATCCAGAGCCACACCCTGGCCCTGTTGCGGCTCTTTGCCGGTGCGCCGGCCCGATGGGTAGTCGGCCTGATCGACACGGACGAGCAGGCGCGGTCCGATACCGATATTCCCGGAACAGGTATCGTAGTATACGAAAACGAAGTCCGGACCATACTGAACTCCCGGTCCGAATCGCATGTTTACTCGTGGTCCCTAGAGTTCATCGGCGAAACCGGCCGTATCGTCTCCCGAAACTCTCACGCACAGTTCGAGTTGTGGACCCCGAATGCCGTAACGGGCGCACCTGCTCAGACCCACCTGCCCGGACCCTGGCATCCCCGGAGCTCCATGGTCGATGCGATAGAAGGCGTATGCCGTTCTATCGAAGCGGGAAGGGAAACGACTTGCCCGGGCGAATTCGGCCGCGAAGCCCTCGAAATCGCCATTGCCATCCGGGAATCCCACCGCCGGGGCAACGTGCGCATTGACCTGCCGCTTGAGGATCGGAGTTTAAGGATTGGGTAG
- the nthB gene encoding nitrile hydratase subunit beta codes for MSGVHDMGGMRGFGPVRPEPESEEPVFHEEWEGRVYGIVRLMGLLGLWNIDMSRHNREQLPPADYLANSYYENWFAGIRKQLVKSGLVSKKELQAGRASTPVPERIMEKVAHAEQVRAAPYMTTSYVRPASSPPRFSSGDRVRAINHYPPGHTRVPGYVRGHKGIVREHYGSQVYPDLSARGVDEGRHLYNVRFEGRDLWGESANVNSAVYVDLWETYLEPAP; via the coding sequence ATGAGCGGTGTACACGATATGGGCGGGATGCGGGGGTTCGGGCCGGTGCGGCCGGAGCCGGAGTCCGAGGAGCCGGTCTTCCACGAGGAATGGGAGGGCCGGGTGTACGGAATCGTCCGGCTCATGGGACTTCTGGGCCTGTGGAACATCGACATGTCGCGCCACAACAGGGAACAATTGCCTCCCGCCGACTATCTCGCCAACTCCTATTATGAGAATTGGTTCGCGGGGATCAGGAAGCAACTGGTCAAGTCCGGTCTCGTTTCGAAGAAGGAACTGCAGGCGGGCAGGGCATCGACCCCCGTGCCGGAACGCATCATGGAGAAGGTGGCACATGCCGAACAGGTGCGTGCGGCCCCCTACATGACTACGAGCTACGTCCGGCCTGCGTCTTCACCGCCCCGGTTTTCGTCGGGCGACCGTGTGCGCGCGATCAACCACTATCCACCTGGGCACACCCGGGTACCGGGCTATGTCCGAGGCCACAAGGGGATCGTGCGTGAGCACTACGGATCGCAGGTGTATCCGGACCTGAGCGCCCGGGGCGTGGACGAGGGAAGGCATCTCTACAACGTACGCTTCGAGGGGCGTGATCTGTGGGGGGAATCGGCCAACGTGAACAGCGCCGTCTACGTCGACCTCTGGGAGACTTACCTGGAACCTGCACCATGA
- a CDS encoding nitrile hydratase accessory protein yields MTDTQQPGGTNGLGDIPLEDIPLGNIPLGGDGSPVFAAPWEASAFAITVRLSGEGYFTWDEWTATLSEEIRAAQQEGGPDLGDTYYRHWLRTLERLCRKHGLVSQEEASDRKDAWERAYLNTPHGKPVELAPEHHYNFPREPFMRR; encoded by the coding sequence ATGACAGACACGCAACAGCCCGGCGGCACGAATGGACTGGGGGACATCCCGTTGGAGGACATCCCGCTGGGGAACATCCCGCTTGGGGGCGATGGCTCGCCGGTATTTGCAGCGCCATGGGAGGCATCGGCGTTTGCGATCACGGTGCGTCTCTCAGGCGAAGGTTACTTCACGTGGGACGAGTGGACCGCCACGCTGAGCGAGGAGATACGCGCGGCGCAGCAGGAGGGCGGCCCCGACCTGGGCGATACGTACTACAGGCACTGGCTTCGGACCCTGGAGCGCCTCTGCAGAAAACACGGGCTCGTGTCGCAGGAGGAAGCGTCCGACCGCAAGGACGCGTGGGAAAGGGCGTATCTCAACACGCCGCACGGAAAACCGGTCGAACTAGCGCCAGAACACCATTACAATTTCCCGCGTGAGCCATTCATGCGCCGCTGA
- the nthA gene encoding nitrile hydratase subunit alpha, whose protein sequence is MTNDNRHDQDHTDPPPDIELRVKALESLLVEKGLVDPEALDALIDLYQDKIGPANGKHVVARAWTDEAFRRWLLDDPNAAIASMGYVGAQGEQMRVVENTDDVHNLVVCTLCSCYPWPLLGLPPVWYKSAPYRARAVVDPRGVIKQFGTEVAERKEVRVWDSTSEMRYLVLPQRPEGTDGWSKEELRELVTRNAMIGVEEALHPESEVRKA, encoded by the coding sequence ATGACCAACGATAATCGGCACGATCAAGACCACACGGACCCGCCCCCGGATATCGAGTTGCGCGTGAAAGCGCTCGAATCGCTGCTCGTGGAGAAAGGCCTCGTCGATCCGGAAGCGCTGGACGCACTCATCGACCTGTACCAGGACAAGATCGGCCCGGCGAACGGGAAACACGTCGTGGCGCGTGCATGGACGGATGAAGCGTTCAGACGCTGGCTGCTGGACGACCCGAATGCCGCCATCGCATCGATGGGCTACGTAGGGGCGCAGGGCGAGCAGATGCGTGTCGTGGAGAACACGGACGACGTGCACAACCTCGTTGTCTGTACGCTCTGCTCCTGCTACCCGTGGCCGCTCCTCGGCCTGCCTCCAGTCTGGTACAAGTCCGCGCCATACAGAGCACGGGCCGTCGTAGATCCGCGCGGCGTGATAAAACAGTTCGGAACGGAGGTAGCCGAACGGAAAGAGGTGCGCGTGTGGGATTCCACTTCCGAAATGCGCTACCTCGTGCTGCCGCAGCGTCCCGAAGGCACGGATGGATGGAGTAAGGAGGAACTCAGGGAACTCGTGACGCGCAACGCCATGATCGGGGTCGAGGAGGCGCTGCATCCGGAATCGGAGGTCCGCAAAGCATGA